A stretch of DNA from Sander lucioperca isolate FBNREF2018 chromosome 8, SLUC_FBN_1.2, whole genome shotgun sequence:
TCTGTCCTCAAGAGCACGCAAAGCAGACAGTCAGGGGCACATGGtggctgctctgtgtgtgtgatgcttgGTTTTACACTCAAAGGGgccattctttctctctccctatgTTTGGTTTCACGCTCACAGCTGCTTGTACAACTCTCGATTGTTGAAATTATATTATTTGCTCATGAGCATGTTTTACCACGCTCGGGAGATATGACATAAACATGACGCCATAAAAGACAACGAGGAAGCTGTTGAAGACCTAAGGATTTGGTAAGCTTGAAACAAACTGAGTCACTGACCTGTTGACCAACTGTCTAAAGATTAAAGTACTTATACTTGCTCCAGGCCATGCTGTTGCATGTGTTCAGCTGGGTCGAGATCTGGAAGTCTGGAATCTGGGGGTGACAGAAGATTGACAGAAAGGCAGAACACCAGAGGATTGagagtaaaaaaatattattgaaAGGCTTGTGGACTAACAGAGAAAGTGTAGAAGATGACGTCGTgatatgtaaaaaaagaaaaggagatcAGTGTCcaacagagactgagagagagaaagggaggggtgGAGACGAGGGTAGAAAGTGATAAATCAGTTGGAGGACAGAGTTTGAAGCAGAGAGCTGAGGTCTCTCATCCTCCCACTGATGACGGAGACACAGGACGGAGCAGAGCTCTGCTTTCCACAACTCTTCAACACCTCCTGCAGGAAGCTGACACCTCCTCGGTTTGAAGTGATGCTCATTCACACTTTGCTCTACTCCATCTCTCTGCTCACTGTAGCTCTCAACCTGCTCGTCATCATCTCAGTCTCCCACTTTAGGTAAAGATGATTGTCTCAACAATTGAAGTTTTAGATATTATGAAGACTTTgtgtcagtttcagggtcctggtattgttcatgctggcTTGATGTCTTAATGTCATGGCTTAGTGGGATGCTTGGGGGAGATATTGATGATGTTATTATAATGTAACACCTGTTCTTCTCATACTGTGATAATCAAATTGACTGCTCAGAATAAGGCCTGTTTCTATGACAGATCAGAAAAAAACTTGAGTGTTTTTAGAATGATTGTTTCCATTATTTCAGATAGAACCaacataaaatgtttgtttgtcacATATATATGAGGACTTGTTGGTGTAATggtgcttttttcttttcctccaggCAGCTCCGCACACCCAccaacatcctcctcctctctctggctgtctcaGACTTTCTAGTGGGCCTCCTGGTGATGCCTGGAGAAATATTCAGAAACACATCCTGCTGGTTTCTAGGTGACTTTGTGTGTACTCTGTATAATTATCTTTCAAGCATCATTACCACATCCTCAATAGGTGACATAGTGCTCATATCAGTTGACCGTTATGTGGCTATTTGTGACCCTCTGCACTACACCACCAGAATCACTGTGAACAGAGTTAAActctgtgtttatctgtgttggCTCTATTCAGTTTCCTACAGCTTTCTCTTTGTGAAGGATGATCTGACTCAACTGGGGAGGTATAATTCCTGCTACGGAGAATGTGTGTTTGTCGTTCTCTATGTTGAAGGAGTAATAGATGTCgttttgtccttttttgttCCAGTTATTCTCATCATAGCTCTGTATCTGAGAGTATTTGCCGTGGCTGTGTCTCAGGCTCGTGCCATGCGCTCTCACATTACAGCTGTCACACTCCAGCTTTCAGTGACTCCAAAGGCAAAGAAATCAGAGCTGAAAGCAGCCAGGACTCTCGGTGTTCTTGTAGTTGTGTTTCTAATGTGTTTCTGCCCATATTACACTACATCCTATGTTCTCTTTGTGTTCTATTGTAACTCTTGTCTAAACCCTGTGATATATGCCTTGTTTTACCCCTGGTTTAGAAAAGCAGTTAAACTCATAGTTACTCTTCAGATCCTGCAGCCTGGCTCCTGTGAGACCAACATGCTGTAGAGAGACTGTAGAGGGACTGAGATCAGACTCTGTCTAaggataaatgaatgaatatgttCCTGCTGTTCAGTGAGTGAAATATCAAATACAGAAATTGAAGATATGCTTGTCTTTAAGTCTAAATTGTGTATGATCAACAAATGAAAGG
This window harbors:
- the LOC116054873 gene encoding trace amine-associated receptor 13c-like, whose product is MTETQDGAELCFPQLFNTSCRKLTPPRFEVMLIHTLLYSISLLTVALNLLVIISVSHFRQLRTPTNILLLSLAVSDFLVGLLVMPGEIFRNTSCWFLGDFVCTLYNYLSSIITTSSIGDIVLISVDRYVAICDPLHYTTRITVNRVKLCVYLCWLYSVSYSFLFVKDDLTQLGRYNSCYGECVFVVLYVEGVIDVVLSFFVPVILIIALYLRVFAVAVSQARAMRSHITAVTLQLSVTPKAKKSELKAARTLGVLVVVFLMCFCPYYTTSYVLFVFYCNSCLNPVIYALFYPWFRKAVKLIVTLQILQPGSCETNML